GATCCGGCACAGCGCCGCCCGGCACTGCGCGGTGCGGGTGAGCGCCACCAGCATCGAGGTGGTCGACGACGGCCGCGGCCTCGACGCGGTCGCGGGCTCCGGTTCGGGGCTGACCGGCCTGCGTGAGCGCGTGCGCGCGGCGGGCGGCACGTTGACCCTCACCACCCCGGAAGGAGGGGGTTTGCGTGTCTGCGCCAGCGTGCCCGGCTGAGGCATTACCCCTACCGACGAACGATCCGAGCGCGGTTCGCCCCGCGCCCTTGCGAAACAGGAAGTGGGACCGATGATCCGGCTGCTACTGGCCGACGACCAGGCGCTGGTTCGCGGCGCACTCGCCGCGCTGCTCGGACTGGAGTCCGACCTGGAGGTGGTCGGCGAGGTGGGGCGCGGTGACGAGGTGCTCGAGGCCGTCGGCCGCGCGAATCCCGATGTGGTGCTGCTGGATGTGGAGATGCCGGGCATGGACGGGATCGCCGTGGCGGCGCAGATCCATGCCGCACACCCCGGCGTGCGGATTCTCATGGTGACGACCTTCGGCAGGCCCGGTTATCTGCGTCGCGCGATCGACGCGGGCGCCGACGGCTTCGTCGTGAAGGACACTCCGGCAAGGGAACTCGCCGATGCCGTGCGCCGGGTGCAGTTGGGTCTGCGAGTGGTGGATCCGGCGCTCGCGGCCGAAACGCTCACGGCGGGTACGTCGCCGCTCACCGAACGGGAGCGCGAAGTCCTCGCCGCCGCGGCCGACGGGGCCACGGCGGGGGCCATCGCGAAGAAGCTGCATCTGTCCGAAGGCACGGTCCGCAACCATCTTTCGGCCGCCATCGGCAAGACCGGCAGCACCACCCGCGCCGAAGCCGTCCGCGCCGCCGAGCGACTCGGCTGGCTCTGAGCGGCTGTCGCCGCGTCCGGACGGCTTCGCCGCGGGTGCAGGCGACTATCCCAGCACGACGCAGGCGGGGCCCGCGCCGATGCCGGAGCCCGCGACGGTCACCGTGGTGAGGGTGTAGGCCTCGCCCTGCACGTACTCGGCGGCCCAGATCTTGTGCTCGCCCTTCTTGGCCGGCGTCCACACCGTGCTGGCCTTGCCCGACGCGTCCGCGACCGGACCGACCGGCTTGAACGTGGTGTCGGTGCGCGCACCGTCGACCTCGTCGAGGAACACGACCGTGGCGCCCGGCTTCGCGGTGGCCGTGACCGTGTAGGAGCAGCCGGCGCCTAGCGACGCGCCCGAGCTACCGAAGCTCAGCCCGGGCGAGACCTCGATCCGGGACACCGAGGCGCTCGCGCTGGGCGCGGCGAGCGCGAGCGCGGCGGTCACCGCACCGAACGCCGTAACCGCGGCGGCGGTTTTGGTCGAGAAGATCACGACAAATTCTTCCTTCCGACAACGAATTCCCCTGGCTGGGGCACGCCCGACACTTGCACAGGCGCTGGCCGAGATCAATGGGCCGAGCGGCTGATATCTCGGCGCGACGCGTCGCCGCTACCGGTGACCAGCGAACTTCGGAACTATGCTCGCCTGATAGTCCTCTGAGAATCAGGCAAAGCAGACACTTTTTCCGGGCTTGCGGCGTTGACACCGGTAGAGGGCCGACCCGGCCACCACGAAGGAGTGCGGTATGAGTCTCATCGGGACGCTGCTCGGAATCGTCTTGACGGTGTTCATTCTGCTGATGCTGGCCCGGCTCGTGCTGGACTGGATCGGCGTGCTCGGCAACAGCCCGGCGTGGTCGGGTAAGGCGCGTGACGTCACGCACGCGGCGACCGAGCCGGTGATCGCGCCGGTGCGCAAGGTGTTGCCGCCGATCCGCGCGGGCGGGTTGTCGATCGACCTGGCCTTTACCGCGGTGTTCATCGTCGCGCTGATTCTGCGCGCGGTCGCGTTCAGCCTCTGATCGGCGTTGCCGCCGAGGCTGTTTCCGAATTCATTCGTTCGGTATACAGGGCGGCAAAAGCGGCCGTACCGCGACATCGGTAGCCTTATATTTTCTGTGTGGGAGGACGACTCGCGCTGGTGATCGGATCGGAATGCGCTGTGCTGCCGCGCCTTTCGTTTCCGAAACAATTGGCTTGGGACCTGTATTCGAGTTTGAGTGAACGGGGCGCATGGCAACCGGCGACCTCCTATGACGGGCCTATTGTCGATCCGACCGCGACCGAGCTGCTCTCGGCGATGGACGAGGCTTTCCGGTCGGCCTCGACCCGGCAGGCGACCCTGCTGATCAGTTTCGTCGGTCACGGCCGGGCGACGGGTGCTTCGGATTTCTATCTGCTGGCGGTGGACACGCCCGAAGACGTCAACCTGCACAACGCTTTTCATTTGCCGCAGGAAATCCGGGAGCGCTTGAACCGGGCGTCGCTCGACGGTTTGATCGTGCTCGTCGACGCGTGCGAAACCGGGCAGGCGTTCACCGGCGCGGCCACCCGGTGGTTCGATCGGATCGACCAGGCAACCGGCCGTGTGGAGCTGCTGGTCGCGGCCGATGACGGCAGCGCGTACGGCGGCTGCTTCACCCGGACGATGGTGCAGACCTTCGCGACCGGTCTGGACCTGGGCGGGGCGAACCTGTTGCCCTCCGACCTGCGCTCACCGATCGCCACCACGTGTATCGGTCAGCATCCCAGTCACCTCGGCGCGGCTTTCGGCGGCGATGCCGGGCTGTGGCTCGTGCCCAATGTCGCGCGGCATCGCGACGCGGTGGCGGGGCGCCGCGCGGCGGGCCTGGTGGATCAGCTGACCCGCGGCGTCGTGCTGACCGCCACGCTGCGCCGGCGGCTCGAGGATGTGGTGAATGCACGGGGCTGGCGGTTGCGTGCGGTGGTCGGCTCGGCAGGATGCGGGAAGTCGACCTTGATGTCCTTGCTCGTCCGGCCCGATCTGGTGGGTGATCTCGACGACCAGTCCCCGCGCAGCATCACGGCCGCGGTCTTCCTGGACGTGTCGAGTTCGCTCGAGTCGTTCGTGGACGAGCTGGCCACCCAATTGACCGATCGCGTCGCGGGTTTCGCCGCGGCGCGCGAGGAAGTCGAGCGTGCCTACCTGGGTCGTTCCGGGCCCGATATCGACCAGTTCGCGTTGACGGTGACTCAGCCGCTGAGCGGGCTGCGCGAAAAACATCGCATCACGATCGTGGTCGACGGCCTCGACCAGCCGCGACCGGGCACGCGCGAATTCGTCGTCGCCGCCGTCGCCGAGCTGACCACCCGCGCCGATCTCCGCAATGTCCATGTGATCACCGGGATCCGGGAGGGTGCGGGGATCGAACACACCGCCGCGCTCGGCCATATGTGCCGGATCGATCTACAGCCGCCCACCGCCCGGGACATCGCCGGGGTGATCGGCAGAGGGCGAGCCGAATTCGCGCAAGCGCCGTGGGCCGAGTGGATCGGTGACGCGTGGCACCGGCTGGCGGCGCAGGCTCCGGCCGGTGGTTGGCTGCTCGCCCGGCTGCTTGCGGAGATCGTGTATCACCGCGGCGGCGATACCGATGTGCTCGAGGCGGTCGGTCTGACGGGTCTGATCGAGCGTCGTGTCGCGGCGGTGCTGCAAGGGGCCGAGGAGGATTCGGCGACCTTGCCGGTGCTCGGCGTGCTCACCGCGGCCGGCGCGGGTACGGTGCTGCCGATCGAGCTGTTGCGCGCGGCGCTGGCGGATCGGCATATCGCGTTGAGCGAGGCGCGGATTCGGGATCGCGTGGTGGCGTTGGGCGCGCTGATCGCGCGGGGGAGACCCGGTGTGGCGGAGGAGAGCCTGGGCATCGCGCACAGCGCCTTCGTAGCCCCGCTGATGGACGTGTTGCGCGAGAACGGTTTCGACCTGCGCGACGGGCATCGAGCCATCGCCGCGGCGCTGGCGGGCATTACGTCGGTGCAGGCGACCGAGTACGCCAACGGGTCGGCGGTGCGGCACTACCTCGCCTACGGCGATTCCGCCGCGGCGCTGCGGTATCTCGAAAGTCTCGACACCGGACGGGCTTCGGACAACCGCGACCGTTGGGCGGCGTGGTTGCCCGCGTTCCACGAGTCGGCCGATCCGCTCGACGTCCTGCGCGCCCGCTACAACCTCGCCTGGTGGCGCGGGGAAAGCGGCGACAAACAGGCAGCCGTCGAGGACTACGAGCGTTTGCTCGCCGACCGGCGTGTGGCGCTCGGCGACGACCACCCCGAGACCCTCGACACCCGCGACAATCTGGCCTGGTGGCATGGCAAGAACTGCGAGATCGCGCACGCGGTCGCGGAGTATCGGGTGTTGCTCCGCGATCGGCTGCGCGTGCTCGGGTCCGATGATGTGGCCACCTTGCGGGCGCGGGGAAATCTGTCCTACTGGCGTGGCCGCGGCGGCGACTTCGCCGGTGCGATCGCCGATACCGAGGCCCTGCTGCACGACCGTGTCAGGGTGCTCGGCCGCGACGATCCGGACACCCTAGCCACCCGAAGCAATCTCGCGTGGCTGCACGGTCGCAACGGTGAACCCGACCGGGCTGTCCACGAGTTGCGCGAATTGCTCGACGATCGGCGACGGGTGTTGGGCCCGGAGCACCCGAGCACCCTGGCGACCCGCTTCGATCTTGCGCAGTGGCGCGGCAAGAGCGGCGACATCGCCGGTGCCACAGCGGATTCCGAACTGCTGCTGACAGACGAGCGACGAATCTTCGGCCCCGACGATCTGCACACCTTCGGCGCCTGGTGTCATTTCGCCAAATGGATCGGGCACGGCGGGGACACCGCTCGGGCGGTCGCGGAACTCGAGCGGTTGCTGGCCGAGCAGACCCGCGTCCTCGGCAGGTCGAACATCGCCACGCTGTCCACCCGTAACCGGCTGGCCTGGTGGCGGGTGCAGAACGGCGAAACTGCCAGGGGAATAGTCGGTTTCGAGCAGGTGCTGGCCGACCGGCGGCGCATCCTGGGCCCGGACCACACCGATACGCTGCGGACCCGATACGACCTGGCGCGCTGTCGCGGCCGTGCCGGTGATGTGCCGGGTGCGGTCACCGAACTGGAGCGCGTGCTCGCCGATCGGATTCGGGTACTGGGCGTCCAGCACCCGCATACCAGAAAGACCGTCGCCGAGCTCGAATACTGGCGCGGCTCGACGTGATCAGGCCTGCGCCGGGCTCGTGGTGCTGCCGTAGGGGAGCAGTGTGCGGACGCCGCGCGCCAGCGTCTCCGGATCGACATCGCCGATGATCAAGTGCTGCAACATGAATCCGGGGAGAATTCCCATGATGGCGACGGCCACCGCGTGCAGGTCGGCATCGTCGGGAAGCCAGCCCGCGTCGCGCATCAGCTCGGTGTACTCGTACATGCGGTCACGGATGCCCATGATCGCCTCCTTGACGTACACCGCGGCCTCGGGGTGCACGAGTGCCAGCGCCCACGCCTGCGGGGCTAAACGGAGCGGTCCGTCGGGGCCGCTCTGCGCGATCATGTTCTCGGCGATCGCGCCGACCAGACGGTCCGGTGTCGGCAGGGGATCGGCGTGGATCAACTCGCCCATCACCGCGCGCAGGCCGACCGAGGTCTGCCCGGCCAGCGCCGCGATGAGCTCGTCCTTGCTCTTGAAATAGCGGTAGACGGCACCGGCCGACAGGCCCGATTCCGTGAAGACATCCTGCATGGAGGTTTCGTGGAAACCTCTGCGCGCGAAACACAGCCGCGCGGCGTCCAGGATCTGCTGCCTGCGACGTTCCAGGTGTTCTTCGCTGACCTTGGGCATGGGTCCAAAGTAAAACGAATATCCGTTCTTGACAAGTCCGAGGGTGCGTGCGACGCTCGATCCATCGAAAAAGAACGGTCATTCGATTTACGGGAGAACGTCATGAACATCAACCAGCGAGCGCTCGCCATCGGTGTCGGCGCCGCCCTGCTCCAAGCGCTGATGCTGGTCGCCTTCGCCTGGCCCGCGGCCAACATCGCACCGCGTGACGTGCCGATCGCCGTCACCGGCCCGCAGGCCGACATGGTGGTCGGCAAGCTCACCGCGCACAGTCCGGACGCGTTCGAGATTTCCCGGCCGGGTGACGCGGCGGCGGCCCGTGCCGCGATCGAGCACCGCGAGGTGTACGGCGCGATCGTCACCGGCGACGGCCCGCCCCGGGTGCTGGTCGCCTCGGCCGCGAGTCCCGCTGTGGCGCAACAACTCACGCAGATCGGGCAGCAGCTGTCCGCCGGTGCGGCGGCGCCGGTGGAGGATGTGGTGGCCGCCGATGCCGACGATCCGCGCGGCACCGCGTTCGGCGCGATGGTGCTGCCGCTGGTGATGTCCGGTCTCGCGGCGGGCGTCCTGCTCAGCCTGCTGATCCCGGCCTTCGGCGCAAAAGCGCTGGGACTGTGCACCTTCGGTGTGGTCGGTGGCCTGCTCAGCATGGAGATCGTGCACGGGTGGATGTCGGTGATCCCCGGTTCCTACCTGGTGCTGTCCGCGGTCGCCGGGCTCGCCTCGTTCGCGGTGGCGGGTGCGGTCGTCGGGCTCGCCGCCGTCATCGGCCGGGCGGGCATCGGGATCGCCGCCCTCACCCTGCTGCTCATCGGCAACCCGTTCTCCGCGGCCACCTCGGCCCCCGAGCTGCTACCGCAGCCGTGGGGCGCGATCGGCCAGCTCCTCCCGCCCGGTGCCGCCGCCTCGCTGTTCCGCTCGGTCGCCTTCTTCGACGGCGCCGCCGCCACGGGACCCCTTGTGGTCCTGCTGATCTGGGCGGTTGCCGGCCTGGCACTGCTCGCCGTCGCCGCTTTCCGTCCCCGCGCTGCGGCCGAGACCGTTACCGCCGCACCAGTTCCCGCTGCTGTGAGCTGACTCCGCCAACGGGGCATGCGGGCGCAGACTGCGCCCGCATGCCCCGTTCTCGTGTGCGTTCGGGCAATGACCACACGCGAGTCCGCGGGTTGAAACAGTGGGACTCGAGGGAAAGCGGCGGGCTCGGCTCAGGCGATGGTGAACGCCAAGGTCGGTGCGGTGGCCGCGCCTTCGGCTTTCTGGTTGTTATAGGTGAGGACGTAGTTGCCGGTCGCGGGGGCGGGGACGACGAAGACGACGTAGTTCTTCGGGTTGTCGATGGTCTTGCCCGCGTCGAGCAGCTCGTTGATCTGGCCGCGGTCGTCGGCGACCACGGTTTTGCCGTCGGGGGTCTGCAGCGAGAAATACTCGGTGAAGATGTTGGTGCCGCCCGCGGCGATCCCCGGCCCGCCGCTGATCTTGACGCGCAGCGCGAGTTCGTCCTTGCCGTGCTCGTTCTTGGCGTAGCTGGGAGCGAGCTTGCCCGCGGTCACCTCGATCGTGGTCTGGTCCTGCACCAGCGTGCCGGTGACGGGCAGCGTCTTCGGCTGGACGCTCTCGACCTTGCCCGCGGCACTGAGCGGAATCTTGGTCTGGTTGTCCGAGGCCTGGCCGTAGACCACGGTCATCGTGTCGAGCAGATGCTCCGCGTCCTTGGCCGACTTGACCGGCGTGGTCACCGACCCCTTGGCCGATCCGTTGCCGGGCACCGTCGGGTTGTCCCAGCTCGCGCCGCCGTCTACCTCGGTGCCGACCAGCAGCGAGGTGTTGTTGCTCATCGTCTTGTTGTCGAGCGTGGTGTTCTTGTAGGTGA
This genomic stretch from Nocardia brasiliensis ATCC 700358 harbors:
- a CDS encoding response regulator transcription factor; translation: MIRLLLADDQALVRGALAALLGLESDLEVVGEVGRGDEVLEAVGRANPDVVLLDVEMPGMDGIAVAAQIHAAHPGVRILMVTTFGRPGYLRRAIDAGADGFVVKDTPARELADAVRRVQLGLRVVDPALAAETLTAGTSPLTEREREVLAAAADGATAGAIAKKLHLSEGTVRNHLSAAIGKTGSTTRAEAVRAAERLGWL
- a CDS encoding TetR/AcrR family transcriptional regulator, whose amino-acid sequence is MPKVSEEHLERRRQQILDAARLCFARRGFHETSMQDVFTESGLSAGAVYRYFKSKDELIAALAGQTSVGLRAVMGELIHADPLPTPDRLVGAIAENMIAQSGPDGPLRLAPQAWALALVHPEAAVYVKEAIMGIRDRMYEYTELMRDAGWLPDDADLHAVAVAIMGILPGFMLQHLIIGDVDPETLARGVRTLLPYGSTTSPAQA
- a CDS encoding tetratricopeptide repeat protein, with amino-acid sequence MGGRLALVIGSECAVLPRLSFPKQLAWDLYSSLSERGAWQPATSYDGPIVDPTATELLSAMDEAFRSASTRQATLLISFVGHGRATGASDFYLLAVDTPEDVNLHNAFHLPQEIRERLNRASLDGLIVLVDACETGQAFTGAATRWFDRIDQATGRVELLVAADDGSAYGGCFTRTMVQTFATGLDLGGANLLPSDLRSPIATTCIGQHPSHLGAAFGGDAGLWLVPNVARHRDAVAGRRAAGLVDQLTRGVVLTATLRRRLEDVVNARGWRLRAVVGSAGCGKSTLMSLLVRPDLVGDLDDQSPRSITAAVFLDVSSSLESFVDELATQLTDRVAGFAAAREEVERAYLGRSGPDIDQFALTVTQPLSGLREKHRITIVVDGLDQPRPGTREFVVAAVAELTTRADLRNVHVITGIREGAGIEHTAALGHMCRIDLQPPTARDIAGVIGRGRAEFAQAPWAEWIGDAWHRLAAQAPAGGWLLARLLAEIVYHRGGDTDVLEAVGLTGLIERRVAAVLQGAEEDSATLPVLGVLTAAGAGTVLPIELLRAALADRHIALSEARIRDRVVALGALIARGRPGVAEESLGIAHSAFVAPLMDVLRENGFDLRDGHRAIAAALAGITSVQATEYANGSAVRHYLAYGDSAAALRYLESLDTGRASDNRDRWAAWLPAFHESADPLDVLRARYNLAWWRGESGDKQAAVEDYERLLADRRVALGDDHPETLDTRDNLAWWHGKNCEIAHAVAEYRVLLRDRLRVLGSDDVATLRARGNLSYWRGRGGDFAGAIADTEALLHDRVRVLGRDDPDTLATRSNLAWLHGRNGEPDRAVHELRELLDDRRRVLGPEHPSTLATRFDLAQWRGKSGDIAGATADSELLLTDERRIFGPDDLHTFGAWCHFAKWIGHGGDTARAVAELERLLAEQTRVLGRSNIATLSTRNRLAWWRVQNGETARGIVGFEQVLADRRRILGPDHTDTLRTRYDLARCRGRAGDVPGAVTELERVLADRIRVLGVQHPHTRKTVAELEYWRGST
- a CDS encoding YggT family protein, with the translated sequence MSLIGTLLGIVLTVFILLMLARLVLDWIGVLGNSPAWSGKARDVTHAATEPVIAPVRKVLPPIRAGGLSIDLAFTAVFIVALILRAVAFSL